The Morganella morganii sequence CGTCTTTATCCAGAATCTCGTAATACTCTTCCGTCACCACGGACTGCCCTTTATCCCAGCGTCCGGTATCTGACAGATTATCTGCACGGTAAACATCCCCGACTATGCGGTACTGCCGTCCTTTATAACGGATGTGTTTCGTCGCTCCGGGGGAAAACTGGCGCGTAACCTCGGTGTACTGCCCGTTACCGTCACGCCGCAGGCCGATCAGCCGCAGACCTTTTGTTGCCGGGTCATTATTAACCGCACCGGGCACCGGCATAGCCGGTGTCAGGGTAATCACCTCATAACGCTCAGAAAAATCACTTCTCCCGGTTTGCGGCCATGTGGCCGATGCGGATCCGCAGGCCAGCACCGTTAACAGCAAAAATATCAGCGTTTGTTTCATTGTCAGACTATCCGTTCAGCTTAAAACACCGGACAGTATGAAACATAAATACCAAATCAAATGCGATAATAACCATTAATTAAATACATTATTATTACGTTTAAAATCTCTCCATCAATAAAATAAAAAATAATCATCACTTTTAATGATATTTATGAATTAATAACCCGGTTTACCGCACAGAAAAACTCTGAATGTGCATCACATATTTTCATTCTTATATTTGAAATAAATCTGTCACAAAAAATAAAAAATTGTGATTTTTTAATTCGTTATTTAATTAGCATTCTAATCAAATTATTCTCATTGCAAACAAATGATAATAATTCTCATTTACAGAAAATTCATTCTCCTTTATCGTTTATTTGCTTCCGGCAATCATACCGGAAAAAGGCATTTCACTCATCCGGTCATTCATTAAATTACAAGGAGTTTAGTTTATGAATACATTTAATATGAAAACCCCGCTGGCGACACTGGTTACCCTGTGTGCCGCATTCTCCGCGGTACAGGCTCAGGCTGATGCGGGCTATGGATCATCATCTGCCGAAGGCTTAAGTAACTATATATCTGTCGGCGTAACCGCTGCATCAGAGCGTCAGGGGCATCCGTCACCGGGCGGAGAACCGGGAATTGGTTATTCCGGCATGCACAACGGAACCAAAGTCAGCTTTGCCGGACTGCAGGGACCCAACCGTGCAACACCAAACGATAACGGTGTTTCTGTTATCACCTCAACTCCGCAGTCACACCGCAGTATGGGCTCTTTTAATTTTGCCAAAATAGCCGATGCCGATATTTATTACGGTGAATGGGTTTCCGGTACTGATTTCAGCGATGATTCCCATATGGTGTATTACGCCGGGAAAGATATTACCGCCGCCATGCCATCCGAAGGGACGGCACAGTACAGCATTAAAGGACTCAGCGGGTACAGCAGCGGTGAACAGATCAGCGGTACATTCAGTACGGATTTTGATGCCAATACCTTTAGCGGCTCTCTAAGCTCAACCGAGCTCAGCTACAGCCTGAGCGGGGATATCAGTGGTTCAACCTTTGATGGAACCGCATCTGTCAGCACCACCGGTACCGATACCACAGCCGTCAGCGGTACGACCAACGGGCATTTCTTTGGTGACAATGCACAGCAGGTTGCCGGTTATGCTGAGTTCAGCAGTGATAAAGCGAAGAATATCGCGTTCGGCGGAACCAAGTCTTAATTCATTATTGATACATTTCATCAGGAACAGATTATCTGTTCCTGGTGTTTAGCGGATATAAATATGTCATCGCAGATAAAGTTAATTTACGGATTTATTCTTTTTTTATTATTACTTGCTTTTTCATTACCGGTATCTGCAACCATACAAAAAAATAATCATTCAGAGAATGATAATACTGCACGAAATTTATATCTCTCACTAAAGAAAAATAACCTCAAAGCAATTTATCATTACTTATCTGTTTATCAGCAGGAACATCAGGCTGACCCGTTACTGATAATCTTCAGCCAGGCAAAACTGGCCTATTTAAACCAGCGCCCCGGGGTTGCAATCCGGTTATATAACACTATTCTGCAACAGAAACCCCATTTCTTTACCGCACAACTGGAACTGGCCCGCAGCTACCGGGCTGATCGTCAGCTCGGGAACGCCTTGCTTTTGTTCCGGGAACTGAGCCAGCGCCTGCCGGTGACCTCTCCCCACTATCCGGAGATTACCCGCGCCATTACCGAACTCACCCGGGCACTCAGTTGGTCATTACTGCTCAGCGCCGGTAGCCATTACACGGATAACTATTATCAGACTCCACTGCCGAAAACACACTGCCTGCACTACAGCCCCGATGGTTCCTGTTACGCCAGCCTTATTCCGCAGATCCCCCACACCGTCTTACAATGGCGCAGCGACTGGGATCTGCGCAGGCTGACGCCGCTGTCCGGCTCCCATTTTCTGACGCAGCACTACCGGGTATCCACCCGGTATGATGCCGCGAATCAGGCAGCCAATACCTTAACACTGACTGCTAAAACGGGTTATCACTATCAGGATCACCATACTTTATGGCAACTGACTCCGCTGCTGGAGCAGCATTTTTCCGCCGGGCGCCGTTTTTCCTCAGCTTACGGCTTACAAACGTATCTGAATCAGCAACTCAGCCCGGAGTGGTCTCTCGGCGGATTGGCTGCACTTCGACAGCACCGTTATCAGCCTTATCTGCATTCACATAACGGCACTGAATACCAGTTGATACCACAGATAACCTGGCGTCCGCATCCGGCAGCCACGCTGTATTTACAGGCAGAAACCACCGTCCACAAAAAAAATGATCCCTATAAACATTACCAGACGGCTGCCCTGCATACCGGCCTGACCTATCTGTGGCACCCTTTTGTGTCCCAGTCTGTTCATGCCGTTTACACCCGTAAACGTTATCACCATACACATCCGTTACACCGCCAGGCCAGGGAGGATCTCACCCGACAGTACAGTACAACACTCGCGCTCTATCCGCCGTCATTCGCGCAAATTTCACCTCAGCTTTCACTGATCCACACCCGCAACCGCAGTTCTGTCCCATGGCTTTATAGCTACCGGCAGACTGAAATCATGCTGCGTTTTGAACGGCTGTTTTAACCCTTTCTGATTATTTATTTTTTATCATCCGGGAATCGTTATGTCTTCGCATTCACCATTATCTGGTCACCCATATAAAACAATCACACTGCTTCTGCCCGTGTTATTTATCCCGCTGCCGGGACTGGCGGCAGAGGAAAAAGATCAGCACCTGGGCGATATTACGCTCCGTAATGAACAGACCGCTGCTGACAGCGCCAAAGATAAAATCTATGACAAAAATGTCTCCACCCTGATCCTCACCAAAGAAGAAATAGAGCGCTATAAAGGCGCCTCTGCCGCCGATATTCTCAAAGGCGCCAACGGGGTATTCAGCGGTGATGCCCGCAACGGCAACGCGCTGGATGTCAATATCCGCGGAATACAGGGGCCGGGCCGTGTACCGGTCACCATCGACGGCACCGAACAGGCCGTGACGGTGTACCGGGGTTATAACGGTGCCAATAACCGTAACTACCTTGACCCGATACTGATCAGTGAAATTGAGATTGAAAAAGGCCCGTCCCTTAACCCGCTCCTGAAAACGTCGGTAGGCGGCGGTGTTGCCATGAAAACGCTCACTATCAATGACGTGGTGAAAAACGGTGACCAGTTTGGTGCTGCACTGATGCTGGAAAACAGCAGTAACACCACCAAAGCCCGGATACCCAATCTGGGGCTCGGGGAAGATTACCGCCTTGTGGATAATATGCAATTTGATTGGCTTATCATTGACGACCCCGGCACCCATTTAACCCCGGAAAATCGTGATAATGCCCCCACACTGAATAAAAGCGACTACGCCTGGCGTCTGGCAGTGGGTACCCGTCAGGAAAATATGGATCTGCTGCTGGCTTATGCTTACCGCGACCGGGGAAACTATTTTGCCGGTAAACGCCACAGCGAAAACTATAATGATGAAATGTCTGACAGTGATATCGGTATTTTGCAAATGTCGAATATGACTTACGACCCGTATATGCCGTTTGTGTCCCGTATTTACCGCAAGGGTAATGAAGTTCCCAATACATCGGCAAAAACGGAATCCTGGCTGATAAAAAATACCTGGTATCTGAATGATGACCACGCGCTGCAACTCAGCTGGCGCGATACCCGCTCGGATTTCGGCGATATTATGCCTTCCCGGCTGGGCTGGATCCGCGCTGAGGATAATATTATTCCGCAGTGGCCGCTGGCTGACCTGCATGCACAGGCCGGTTATCTTCACCTGAAATCCCAACCGGCACATTTTACCTATATTGATGCAGATATCCGCCTGTGGACCACCCTGACCACCAGCAATACCAACTCCGGCGGCGGCTGGCCGCGTTACCCGAAGAATATGGACTACGGCTATAAACAGGGGGATATCAACACCATCAACCCGGCAATCGATGGAACACTGATTAACACCGCTGCCCTGAATGTACAGAATCAGCGCTACGGGCTGGATTTCAGCAATAAGTTTGCTTTTACCCCGGAACTGTCGGTGACTCTGGCCGCCAATATGCAGTTTGAGCATCTGGACAGTAATACCAGCCTGGAAAACTATAAACTCTTTATGTTCGCTGTTCCCGCCCGTAAAGGCCGCCGCTTTGAATATCAGCAATCCGTCAGCCTGGACTGGCAGCCGGTCTCCTGGCTGTCACTTAGTGCCGGCGGCAGACAAGCCGTATACTGGAGTGTGGATGATCTCTCCAATGAGTGCGCCGCCCGCAAAGACCCCTACTGCAAACAAAACTATGAAGTTACCGGTTATTACCTGAATTATTTCCGGAATATGACCGAAATAGAATCACAGGTTTATAAAAAACGGCAGCAGGGTATGTGGCACGAACTGACCCCGGAAGAAAAACAAGCAACATGGGGAAAAATTTTTCAGTCTATATACCCAAAATGGCGTCGTGATTACCTCAACAACCGGAAAGACCGGCCAATGGTACATGAGCAGGCATTCTGGCCGGTGGATACCAGTGACGGACGCCTGAAACAGAAAGACCGGCCGGATATCGATACCGCATTACGGGGTATTGATCCCTATACCGGGCAGGAAACCTATCTCTATGAGTATGGCAGCCTCCCTATTTCGCACGGTGACAGAGAACTTCAGGCAGTCACCCACACCTGGAAAGAAAAACCCCGCCGCCAGGCTAGCGCCTGGACACCGATGCTGTCTGCCTCGGTGCATCTGACTGATGATCTGCGTCTGTATGGCCGCTATGCGGAAACCGTACGTATGCCGAGCCTGTTTGAGGATACTGTCGGGTTTTCCGGTTCCTCTGTCCCGCATATCGGTTACCGTTATAAACCGGAACGTGCGGTAACACGGGAATACGGTGTAGTTTTTAACGGGAAATCACTGCTTCATGCTGACCGCCATGCAGATATCCGGCTGAACTACTTCCATACGGATATCCTCAATGTCTTTGATCGTGATAATTATTTCCGTTTTACACAGATGGATAAGCAGATCCTGAAAGGGATTGAAATCCAGGCCCGTTATGATCATGGCTGGATCTTCAGTGATCTGGGGGTGACCTATAACCTCACCAATAAAGTCTGTGATGAAACATCCCATGCCTTTATGGATCCGACCGGGCTGAAAGATATCCCGTCATGCATTGACGGCGGTTATCCGGGCGGGTTCCTGCGCACCCAAATCCAGCCGCACTACTCTGTGACCTTTAACCTCGGCGGGCGTTTATTGCAGGAGTCATTAGAAATCGGCAGTCGCTGGCTCTACCACAGTGCGGTGGAAAACAGCCAGGAGAAACGTCTGATGACGATTGTCCCTAACCAATACAGCAATTTTAATAACTACCCGATGCGCTGGAATTCGGTACTGACTGTGGATGCTTACGCCAAATATAAAATCACACCGGATGTTACCCTCGAACTGACGGCCACCAACCTGACCAATGAATATTACCTCGACCCGCTCACCCGTTCGATGATGCCTGCACCGGGCCGGGCCGTAAAATTCAATGTTTCCGCGAGGTTCTGATTTATGTACGGCGCAATAGCATTACCGCATCCGCCTTTCCTGTTTTCCCGGGAAAGAACCGGAACGTGGCAGCAGATGGTTTCTGCTGCTGCGATCGGTGTGTGTTTCTCCGTCGCCGGGCTGCTCATCACGGGCAGCCCCCCGGTGACCGCCCCGCAACAGCATCAGATTGATAACCGGGGACAAACCCCGGCGGTTTCCGTTGCCATTCAGATGAGTGCAGCACCGGCATATCAGGAGACAGAGCCGGAGGAGGAACAATTACCACCACCACAGGAATCACCGTCTCAGGCAGAACTGGCAACCACCCGCCGGAAAACACCGGAGAAAACAACCAAACCACCATCAGCAAAACCGGCAGTAAACGCTGTGAACAAAAAAACGGAGAAATCAGAACCGATCACCACAAAAACCACCGCGGATACCGGAGAGGATAAAACCACACAGCAGCAGTCCGGCGGACAGGCAGTATCCCCGACAAATTCTGCCACCGCAGGAGCCGATAACCGGAAAGCACAGGAGGATTACTTTAACCTGCTGCGGCAAAAAATTGAGGAGCAAAAACATTACCCCCGCCGAGCCCGCAGCGCCGGGCAGCGGGGGATCAGCACCATTTCCTTTTCTCTCGACGATAACGGCAAACCTTTTGCACCGGTCGTTACCCGCTCTTCCGGTTATGAATTACTGGATAACGCCGCAATGGATGCTGTCATCAGGGTTGCTGCTGTCGGTACGCCGCCACCAGGTGCAAAACGGAGGGTGACATTCTCATTACGTTTTCAGCTGAACAAGGGTTTTTAACGGCTGAGTGTATTCACGACAGTGATTATTTCTTGTGCACACAGAGCTAATAGGTATACTGGTCTACCTATTAATTAAACACAAGAGATTTTCCGGATGAAAGACACCGACGCAACACAGACCCGGCTCAGTGCCAGAGACCGTTTACTGGAAGCCGCAGGCATCTTATTTTACAACGAGGGCATTGCGGCAACCGGTATTGATACGATCACCAAAAAGGCCGGTGTCGCTAAAAAAAGTCTGTATAACAATTTCAGCTCCAAAGCTGAGTTGGTAACCACTTACATCCGGCTGCGGCATGAAGAATGGCTGGCGTTATATGATGTCCGTCTGCAACAGGCAACAACCCCGGTACAGCGGATCCTGGCGGTATTTGATGCTTATCACGACCATGCTGAGTTTGCCTATGAACGGGGATTCCGGGGATGCGGCCTGCTGAACGCAGCCGCTGAGTTTCCGGCCGGCAGTGAGGAACGTCGCGAAGTGTGTGCTCACAAATCTGAAGTAGCTGATATTATCCACAAGAACCTTTATCAGTTGCTGCCGGAAGACACCGCGAAAGCAGAGCAACTGACCGCACACCTGGCGTTCTTACTGGAAGGTGCGATTGTACTCGCCGGGCTGGAAGAGCACGGGGCACGGGTATTACAGGCTGCCGCCATGGCAAAAACCATGCTGGAGGCGCTGTGATCCAGACACCCAAAGGCCACTTTGCCGGAATTGCCGTCATTATCCTGGCCTCCTTCTTATGGGGAACCACCGGGGTTTCTGCCACCTTCGCACCGGATGTCAGTCCTGTTGCTATCGGTGCTGCCGCCATGGGTTTCGGCGGGTTGCTCCAGGCCGCGATTGCCATCACACCGATCCGCCGCAGCCTCGGCACTTTCCGGCAGCAATGGCATTTGCTGTTATTGGGTGCCGTTGCTGTTGCCGTATATCCGCTCGCCTTTTACGGCTCAATGCGACTGGCCGGGGTGACTATCGGCACCGTAGTATCGATCGGAACGGCACCGGTTTTATCGGCAATTATTGAAATTATCATGGACGGAGCCCGCATGACACTGCGCTGGTTGAGCGGTGCAGTACTCGGCCTGACAGGTATTGCGCTTCTTTCCCTTTCCGGCGGCACGGAACAGATTGCTGCAGCGGATGCATCCGCCACACTGACAGGTGTCATACTGGGATTACTCGCCGCCTTTACTTATGCGCTTTATTCCTGGGCCGCGCGCCGCCTGATGCAGCGCAACATTCCGTCACGGGCAGCTATGGGCGGTATTTTCGGGATCGGGGGATTACTGCTGATGCCAGTATTAGCACTTTACGGCGCACCATTCCTGGATTCGTGGCAGAACGCCGCAGTCGGCATTTACATGGCTTGTGTACCGATGTTTCTGGGCTATGTCTGTTTCGGTTATGCACTGGCACGTATTCCCGCCAGTACCGCCACCACAATTACACTGCTGGAACCGGTTGTCGCCGCCGCACTCGCCGCCATTATTGTCGGCGAACAACTCACCACCGCCGGCTGGGCCGGAGTCGCACTGATTTTCACCTGTCTGGTCTGTATTACACTACCTGCCCGGCGTAAGACACAGGCAGTGAATGTGG is a genomic window containing:
- a CDS encoding surface lipoprotein assembly modifier, giving the protein MSSQIKLIYGFILFLLLLAFSLPVSATIQKNNHSENDNTARNLYLSLKKNNLKAIYHYLSVYQQEHQADPLLIIFSQAKLAYLNQRPGVAIRLYNTILQQKPHFFTAQLELARSYRADRQLGNALLLFRELSQRLPVTSPHYPEITRAITELTRALSWSLLLSAGSHYTDNYYQTPLPKTHCLHYSPDGSCYASLIPQIPHTVLQWRSDWDLRRLTPLSGSHFLTQHYRVSTRYDAANQAANTLTLTAKTGYHYQDHHTLWQLTPLLEQHFSAGRRFSSAYGLQTYLNQQLSPEWSLGGLAALRQHRYQPYLHSHNGTEYQLIPQITWRPHPAATLYLQAETTVHKKNDPYKHYQTAALHTGLTYLWHPFVSQSVHAVYTRKRYHHTHPLHRQAREDLTRQYSTTLALYPPSFAQISPQLSLIHTRNRSSVPWLYSYRQTEIMLRFERLF
- a CDS encoding DMT family transporter, whose amino-acid sequence is MIQTPKGHFAGIAVIILASFLWGTTGVSATFAPDVSPVAIGAAAMGFGGLLQAAIAITPIRRSLGTFRQQWHLLLLGAVAVAVYPLAFYGSMRLAGVTIGTVVSIGTAPVLSAIIEIIMDGARMTLRWLSGAVLGLTGIALLSLSGGTEQIAAADASATLTGVILGLLAAFTYALYSWAARRLMQRNIPSRAAMGGIFGIGGLLLMPVLALYGAPFLDSWQNAAVGIYMACVPMFLGYVCFGYALARIPASTATTITLLEPVVAAALAAIIVGEQLTTAGWAGVALIFTCLVCITLPARRKTQAVNVAVVKPNQC
- a CDS encoding energy transducer TonB yields the protein MYGAIALPHPPFLFSRERTGTWQQMVSAAAIGVCFSVAGLLITGSPPVTAPQQHQIDNRGQTPAVSVAIQMSAAPAYQETEPEEEQLPPPQESPSQAELATTRRKTPEKTTKPPSAKPAVNAVNKKTEKSEPITTKTTADTGEDKTTQQQSGGQAVSPTNSATAGADNRKAQEDYFNLLRQKIEEQKHYPRRARSAGQRGISTISFSLDDNGKPFAPVVTRSSGYELLDNAAMDAVIRVAAVGTPPPGAKRRVTFSLRFQLNKGF
- a CDS encoding TetR/AcrR family transcriptional regulator, with protein sequence MKDTDATQTRLSARDRLLEAAGILFYNEGIAATGIDTITKKAGVAKKSLYNNFSSKAELVTTYIRLRHEEWLALYDVRLQQATTPVQRILAVFDAYHDHAEFAYERGFRGCGLLNAAAEFPAGSEERREVCAHKSEVADIIHKNLYQLLPEDTAKAEQLTAHLAFLLEGAIVLAGLEEHGARVLQAAAMAKTMLEAL
- a CDS encoding Slam-dependent surface lipoprotein, with protein sequence MNTFNMKTPLATLVTLCAAFSAVQAQADAGYGSSSAEGLSNYISVGVTAASERQGHPSPGGEPGIGYSGMHNGTKVSFAGLQGPNRATPNDNGVSVITSTPQSHRSMGSFNFAKIADADIYYGEWVSGTDFSDDSHMVYYAGKDITAAMPSEGTAQYSIKGLSGYSSGEQISGTFSTDFDANTFSGSLSSTELSYSLSGDISGSTFDGTASVSTTGTDTTAVSGTTNGHFFGDNAQQVAGYAEFSSDKAKNIAFGGTKS
- a CDS encoding TonB-dependent receptor domain-containing protein, producing the protein MSSHSPLSGHPYKTITLLLPVLFIPLPGLAAEEKDQHLGDITLRNEQTAADSAKDKIYDKNVSTLILTKEEIERYKGASAADILKGANGVFSGDARNGNALDVNIRGIQGPGRVPVTIDGTEQAVTVYRGYNGANNRNYLDPILISEIEIEKGPSLNPLLKTSVGGGVAMKTLTINDVVKNGDQFGAALMLENSSNTTKARIPNLGLGEDYRLVDNMQFDWLIIDDPGTHLTPENRDNAPTLNKSDYAWRLAVGTRQENMDLLLAYAYRDRGNYFAGKRHSENYNDEMSDSDIGILQMSNMTYDPYMPFVSRIYRKGNEVPNTSAKTESWLIKNTWYLNDDHALQLSWRDTRSDFGDIMPSRLGWIRAEDNIIPQWPLADLHAQAGYLHLKSQPAHFTYIDADIRLWTTLTTSNTNSGGGWPRYPKNMDYGYKQGDINTINPAIDGTLINTAALNVQNQRYGLDFSNKFAFTPELSVTLAANMQFEHLDSNTSLENYKLFMFAVPARKGRRFEYQQSVSLDWQPVSWLSLSAGGRQAVYWSVDDLSNECAARKDPYCKQNYEVTGYYLNYFRNMTEIESQVYKKRQQGMWHELTPEEKQATWGKIFQSIYPKWRRDYLNNRKDRPMVHEQAFWPVDTSDGRLKQKDRPDIDTALRGIDPYTGQETYLYEYGSLPISHGDRELQAVTHTWKEKPRRQASAWTPMLSASVHLTDDLRLYGRYAETVRMPSLFEDTVGFSGSSVPHIGYRYKPERAVTREYGVVFNGKSLLHADRHADIRLNYFHTDILNVFDRDNYFRFTQMDKQILKGIEIQARYDHGWIFSDLGVTYNLTNKVCDETSHAFMDPTGLKDIPSCIDGGYPGGFLRTQIQPHYSVTFNLGGRLLQESLEIGSRWLYHSAVENSQEKRLMTIVPNQYSNFNNYPMRWNSVLTVDAYAKYKITPDVTLELTATNLTNEYYLDPLTRSMMPAPGRAVKFNVSARF
- the umoA gene encoding UmoA family flagellar biogenesis regulator yields the protein MKQTLIFLLLTVLACGSASATWPQTGRSDFSERYEVITLTPAMPVPGAVNNDPATKGLRLIGLRRDGNGQYTEVTRQFSPGATKHIRYKGRQYRIVGDVYRADNLSDTGRWDKGQSVVTEEYYEILDKDGKRTGKGFYFSSRDR